In the Chlorobium limicola DSM 245 genome, one interval contains:
- a CDS encoding fibrobacter succinogenes major paralogous domain-containing protein: MPCLSVSAAEKTTTAHAKTLSIGTQVWMAENLAVSRYRNGDEIPQVQDAAEWNRLTTGAWCYYENNSANGVTYGKLYNWYAVNDPRGLAPEGWHVPSDNEWQMLVEKTGGEKASGTKLKSTLLWKEPLVGADNSTGFTAIPAGYRSSNGTFSLLGTNSSFWTSSENNSYSAWFRQMYNTYSAVYRVSSTKTQGLSVRCIKN; the protein is encoded by the coding sequence ATGCCGTGTTTATCGGTTAGTGCGGCTGAAAAAACAACGACCGCTCACGCTAAAACCCTCTCCATCGGCACACAGGTCTGGATGGCCGAAAACCTTGCGGTCAGCCGGTACAGAAATGGAGATGAAATACCTCAGGTACAGGACGCCGCCGAATGGAACCGCCTCACTACCGGAGCCTGGTGCTATTATGAAAACAACAGCGCAAATGGCGTCACCTATGGAAAACTGTATAACTGGTATGCGGTCAATGACCCGAGGGGCCTTGCTCCGGAAGGATGGCACGTTCCATCAGACAATGAATGGCAGATGCTCGTTGAAAAGACCGGTGGAGAAAAAGCTTCAGGAACGAAACTGAAGTCAACCCTGCTCTGGAAAGAGCCTCTTGTAGGCGCCGACAACAGCACAGGATTCACCGCAATCCCGGCAGGATACCGAAGCAGTAACGGCACGTTCTCTCTTCTTGGAACGAACAGCAGTTTCTGGACATCTTCGGAAAACAACAGCTACTCTGCATGGTTTCGTCAGATGTACAACACATATTCTGCAGTATACCGCGTCAGCAGCACGAAAACACAGGGTCTTTCCGTTCGCTGTATCAAAAACTGA
- the rnr gene encoding ribonuclease R produces MARQRYNRKPGSSGKKNSRPSAVQNGDRVRPNDHILINEFLFRRGESSLAAEIVSFLTDHDGERFRSVDLARKMGYTESIQLPGFWYVLHKLQEDGTVDKDSNRAYGMQGMEPATYEEVLEHTRQFPLPGKEQFKVDQTYVGRLITHPNGYGFVDVEGFDDDIFVKAGDLNSAIHGDEIEVVVTKVPETYSAKSTPHQRCEGIVVNVVTRKISAIVGTLSRENRKFVLKADDRKLLPEIIVPIKQASGAKDGEKVLVGDLDFRKPGIIQARVLEILGSAGDSRVEVSAIARNHGIDETFDEELINFAGAIKEGITDDDLKNRLDIRDKNVFTIDPVDAKDFDDALSIETLDDNLYRIGVHIADVSHYVPENSPLDREAMKRATSVYLVDRVIPMLPSRLSEQVCSLNPGVDRMAFSVFITMTESGEVREHAFHKTVIHSKRRYTYEDVQEILLKGEGDNAAELQLLEKISVQLREERFRHGGLDFETEEVRFRLGSKGEPVEVIKKERLSSHRLIEEFMLLANRKVAEYLTKTFRERKKNPQPVIYRVHDAPQQERVLVLANFVRKIGYTLKINREKTGPIVSAKALRQLLQQVHGSNVEFLVNELVLRCMSKAIYTDENTGHFGLGFEHYTHFTSPIRRYPDLIVHRLLFEYENLRNRKKKITDKRLAELSEKIRVTSRISNEREKSAVEAERESIKLKQVEYMAGHLGNVYQGIISGATEYGIYVRMVDFAIEGLVHMRNLTDDYYEYDEATYSLIGKRRKRRLQIGQRVKVKVHMVDMQRRTIDLVIE; encoded by the coding sequence GTGGCAAGACAGCGTTATAATCGCAAACCCGGAAGTTCCGGAAAAAAGAACAGCAGGCCGTCAGCCGTTCAGAACGGAGACAGGGTCAGGCCCAATGATCATATTCTTATCAATGAGTTTCTTTTCAGGCGAGGTGAGAGTTCCCTTGCTGCTGAAATCGTAAGCTTTTTAACGGATCACGATGGAGAACGGTTCAGATCGGTAGATCTTGCCAGGAAAATGGGTTATACGGAATCCATACAATTGCCGGGATTCTGGTATGTGCTTCATAAACTGCAGGAGGACGGGACCGTTGACAAGGATTCGAACCGCGCGTACGGGATGCAGGGCATGGAGCCGGCAACCTATGAAGAGGTTCTTGAGCATACACGGCAGTTTCCATTGCCGGGCAAGGAGCAGTTCAAGGTGGATCAAACCTATGTCGGACGACTGATAACCCATCCTAACGGTTACGGTTTTGTCGATGTAGAAGGTTTTGATGACGATATTTTTGTCAAGGCCGGTGATCTTAATTCGGCGATTCATGGTGACGAGATAGAAGTTGTCGTAACAAAAGTGCCTGAAACGTATTCGGCAAAATCCACTCCTCATCAGCGGTGCGAAGGAATTGTGGTCAATGTCGTGACCAGGAAAATATCTGCCATTGTAGGTACGCTAAGCCGCGAAAACCGGAAGTTCGTTCTCAAGGCTGACGACCGGAAACTGCTTCCTGAAATAATTGTTCCGATCAAACAGGCTTCAGGCGCAAAAGATGGTGAGAAAGTGCTTGTTGGCGATCTCGATTTTCGAAAGCCGGGTATTATCCAGGCGCGTGTGCTTGAAATTCTGGGTTCGGCCGGCGACTCACGGGTCGAGGTAAGCGCGATTGCCCGCAACCACGGTATCGATGAAACGTTTGATGAAGAGTTGATCAACTTTGCGGGAGCAATTAAGGAAGGCATTACCGATGATGATCTGAAGAACAGACTCGATATTCGCGATAAAAATGTCTTTACCATCGATCCTGTGGATGCGAAAGATTTTGATGACGCTCTTTCAATCGAGACACTGGATGACAATCTCTACCGGATCGGTGTGCATATTGCCGATGTTTCTCACTATGTCCCTGAAAATTCGCCGCTTGACCGGGAAGCCATGAAACGGGCAACCTCGGTCTATCTTGTGGATCGGGTTATTCCCATGCTTCCTTCGCGATTGTCGGAGCAGGTCTGCAGTCTCAACCCGGGTGTGGACAGAATGGCGTTCAGTGTGTTTATAACCATGACGGAGAGCGGAGAGGTACGGGAACATGCGTTTCATAAAACGGTTATTCATTCGAAGCGCCGCTATACTTATGAGGATGTTCAGGAGATTTTGCTGAAGGGCGAGGGGGATAATGCTGCCGAGCTGCAGCTTCTTGAAAAGATCAGCGTTCAATTGCGTGAGGAGCGCTTCCGTCATGGCGGCCTCGACTTTGAAACCGAAGAGGTTCGTTTCAGGCTTGGCAGCAAGGGTGAACCTGTCGAAGTCATCAAGAAGGAGCGTCTTTCAAGCCATCGGCTTATCGAGGAGTTTATGCTGCTCGCCAACCGAAAGGTTGCCGAGTACCTTACAAAAACCTTTCGTGAACGTAAAAAAAATCCGCAGCCGGTCATTTATCGGGTTCATGACGCGCCTCAGCAGGAGAGGGTGCTTGTGCTTGCAAATTTTGTCAGAAAGATCGGCTATACCCTTAAAATCAACAGGGAGAAGACGGGCCCCATAGTAAGCGCAAAAGCGCTTCGTCAGCTTCTGCAGCAGGTTCATGGTTCAAACGTTGAATTTCTGGTAAACGAGCTTGTGCTTCGCTGCATGTCCAAAGCGATTTACACCGATGAGAACACCGGTCATTTCGGGCTTGGATTTGAGCATTATACCCATTTCACTTCGCCGATTCGCCGCTATCCCGATCTTATCGTCCACCGGTTGCTTTTCGAATATGAAAACCTTCGCAACAGGAAGAAAAAAATAACCGACAAACGACTTGCCGAGCTGTCGGAGAAGATCAGAGTAACGAGCCGTATTTCAAACGAGCGGGAGAAAAGTGCGGTCGAGGCTGAACGGGAGTCTATCAAGCTCAAGCAGGTCGAGTATATGGCCGGTCATCTCGGCAATGTTTATCAGGGGATCATTTCAGGCGCAACCGAGTATGGCATCTATGTGAGAATGGTTGATTTTGCCATAGAGGGCCTTGTGCATATGCGGAACCTGACCGATGATTACTACGAATACGATGAAGCGACCTATTCACTGATCGGTAAACGCCGAAAGAGAAGGCTGCAGATAGGTCAGCGGGTCAAGGTCAAGGTGCATATGGTGGATATGCAGAGACGTACTATCGATCTCGTTATCGAGTAG
- a CDS encoding type 1 glutamine amidotransferase has translation MPKKILIIKNITHEGPGLLETILERCMIDSETTDLSDGGILPDPLHYDALVILGGPQSANDKTESMQREIELARRALDAGLPCLGICLGLQVLVKAGGGSVITNPLKETGFFDHEGQPYMVDLTEAGKEDPLFRNMSDTFRVFQLHGETVAITDTMQLLAEGVHCRNQAVRIGTNAYGLQCHFELTPEMLTEWASIDRDLQMMHEEDLIMQFNAVQEEYTNTGLSLMHNFLRIAGIA, from the coding sequence ATTACGCATGAAGGACCCGGACTGCTCGAAACCATTCTTGAACGATGCATGATCGATTCGGAGACGACAGACCTTTCAGACGGAGGAATATTACCCGATCCCCTGCATTACGATGCACTCGTCATCCTTGGCGGACCTCAGAGCGCAAACGATAAAACAGAGAGCATGCAACGGGAAATCGAACTGGCAAGGAGGGCTCTCGACGCCGGACTTCCATGTCTTGGCATCTGCCTTGGGCTTCAGGTACTTGTAAAAGCGGGTGGCGGTTCAGTCATCACAAACCCTCTGAAGGAGACCGGTTTTTTCGATCACGAAGGGCAGCCATACATGGTTGATCTCACTGAAGCGGGAAAAGAGGATCCTCTGTTCCGGAATATGAGCGATACATTCCGGGTTTTTCAGCTTCACGGGGAAACCGTTGCAATTACCGATACCATGCAACTGCTTGCCGAAGGCGTACATTGCAGAAATCAGGCCGTACGAATCGGAACAAATGCTTACGGGCTGCAGTGTCATTTCGAACTGACACCGGAAATGCTGACCGAGTGGGCAAGCATCGACCGGGATCTGCAGATGATGCACGAAGAGGATCTCATCATGCAGTTCAATGCCGTACAGGAAGAATACACCAATACCGGACTATCCCTGATGCACAACTTTCTCCGGATTGCGGGTATCGCGTGA